The proteins below are encoded in one region of Candidatus Woesearchaeota archaeon:
- a CDS encoding prepilin peptidase: protein MYDLILFILGFIVILAGSLTDLKNREVPDWLNYGLILGVISLRGIYSVYLYDYNIFLSGLLGLGVAFLLACLLFYTGQWGGGDAKLLMGLGAVFGLTFNAEVQLFFIFLFNLVIFGSIYGLVWTFYLFIANWSKTGHEFVQVLKTRRANAFKIPIFVISLISLVSSFFLIEFRYPLWLLSLASPLMFYMWVYTKVIENVAMLKKVLPSMLTEGDWIAEDILSNGKKIAGPSDLGINKKQISILNELYKKKKINLILIKEGIPFIPSFLIAYVVTLVLGNWILFLL, encoded by the coding sequence ATGTATGATTTAATACTATTTATATTGGGATTTATTGTAATTTTAGCAGGTTCTCTAACGGATTTGAAAAATCGGGAAGTGCCGGATTGGTTAAATTACGGGCTAATTTTGGGTGTTATTTCATTGAGGGGTATTTATTCAGTATATTTGTATGATTACAATATTTTTTTAAGTGGATTGCTGGGCCTTGGCGTAGCGTTTTTGTTGGCTTGTTTGTTGTTTTATACAGGACAATGGGGCGGGGGTGATGCCAAACTTTTGATGGGGCTTGGTGCAGTTTTTGGGTTAACTTTTAATGCCGAGGTTCAATTATTTTTCATCTTTTTGTTTAATTTAGTTATTTTTGGAAGTATTTATGGACTTGTTTGGACATTTTACCTGTTTATTGCGAATTGGTCAAAAACAGGGCATGAATTTGTTCAGGTTCTAAAAACAAGGAGAGCAAATGCTTTTAAGATTCCTATATTTGTGATTAGTTTAATTTCGTTAGTATCTTCATTTTTTTTAATTGAATTTAGGTATCCTTTATGGTTATTATCATTAGCATCACCTTTAATGTTTTATATGTGGGTTTATACAAAGGTTATTGAAAATGTGGCAATGTTAAAAAAAGTTTTGCCGTCAATGTTGACTGAAGGTGATTGGATAGCTGAAGACATTTTGAGTAATGGAAAAAAAATAGCTGGACCGAGTGATTTGGGAATAAATAAAAAACAAATCAGCATATTAAACGAGTTATATAAAAAGAAAAAAATTAATCTTATTTTGATTAAAGAAGGTATACCTTTTATTCCTAGTTTTTTAATCGCTTATGTGGTTACGTTAGTATTAGGTAATTGGATATTGTTTTTGCTTTAG
- a CDS encoding nitroreductase family protein, producing the protein MKIIDIIKKRRSIREFLDKQVEFHKIVDVIEAGMHAPSAGNLQNWKFIIIRDQEKREQIAEACVEQYWISLAPVMIIICSENERAERYYEERGVNFYNIQNCAAAAQNMLLMATELGLSSCWIGAFNEDRIKSLLLIPENVKINIILPIGYSNTKPEEKHMLDIKELFYYEEWGIKIKNIHKIMGIETATFKDIILKGKELINLTSQKISETLHPK; encoded by the coding sequence ATGAAAATTATAGACATTATTAAAAAAAGAAGATCAATTCGTGAATTTTTAGATAAACAAGTTGAATTTCATAAAATTGTAGACGTAATTGAAGCAGGTATGCATGCGCCAAGCGCAGGTAATTTGCAAAACTGGAAATTTATAATTATAAGAGATCAAGAAAAAAGAGAACAGATTGCAGAAGCATGTGTAGAACAATATTGGATTTCTCTGGCGCCTGTTATGATTATAATATGTTCAGAAAATGAAAGAGCTGAACGATATTATGAAGAAAGAGGAGTTAATTTTTATAATATTCAAAATTGCGCAGCAGCTGCGCAAAATATGTTATTAATGGCAACAGAATTAGGACTTTCATCATGCTGGATTGGCGCATTTAACGAAGACAGAATCAAATCTTTGTTATTAATACCAGAAAACGTTAAAATTAATATAATCTTGCCAATCGGTTATTCAAACACTAAACCTGAAGAAAAACACATGTTAGATATTAAAGAATTATTTTATTATGAGGAATGGGGAATTAAAATTAAAAATATTCATAAGATTATGGGAATTGAAACTGCAACCTTCAAAGATATTATATTAAAGGGAAAAGAATTAATTAATTTAACGAGTCAAAAAATTTCTGAAACTTTGCATCCTAAATAA